The Mucilaginibacter sp. PAMB04168 genome contains the following window.
ACAAAGCCAGGAGCGCATATTTAGTGTTGTTTTAAACGGAAAGGTTGTCATTAATAATCTTAACCTGCTGCAAGATTTTGGCACACGTGTGCTGGTACAACGATCATTCCTATTACAGGTCTCCGAAAAAAAGGGAATTAATGTTGCATTTCAAGCCTTACACGGCAAGCCAATCATCAATGCTATACGCATCCAGCGCCGTTAATTATCGTTGTTTTCAGTTAAGCATGAGTTGACTGCAGAAAAATCTACTTCTTATTAGTATTAATTCGTTTCAGCAATAGATATGGTTAAATCAGCAAATGAGTCTTTTTTCAAAACAGTTTATTTGTTTAATCCGCTGCGGGTATAATCTGAGCCGGTAGCGGCAATTATAAACCAATCAACATTTTAAACAACTATGAAGAAATTATTCAGCATGCTGGTGGCATGTTGCTGCTTGGCAGTAGCGTGTAAAAAATCGGCAATTCCAGACAACAATGAAGAGGTTGCCGGCAATGGTAAAACTGTTGCAACCTTTACTCCTCCCTTAAACGACTTAACCAAATGGAAAGGCATGACATGGGGTGGCCCCTGGCAAAAGTGGGGTGGTGGTACCGATGCGGGCCCTTATAATGCAGCTGGTGTAGCCAGCGATATCGCTGACTTGGATGATTTAGGCGTTGACTGGGTGAGGTTGGCATTTAAAGTAGGCCAGTCGTATACCGCAACTGTAGACCCGAAAGTAGATGCTGCGCTTGAAGCTGGAGCCAGTATTTTAATGCGTTATTCAAAGGGCGCTCCTGAAGGAGATTACGGTACCGAAGCACAGGAGATTTTGAACGAAAACTTTTTGAAAGCAACCGTTGAGCGTTATAAGGACCGGATTAAATACTGGGAAATTGGTAATGAGCCCAACCAGGCCAATTCTTGGGATTTAGGCGATCGTGTAGGCGAGGGATCAACAGATCCAACTACACCTTATAACGTAGGCGTGCACAAATATATCCTACACCTGCAACGAAGCTATAATGCCATTAAATCGGTTGATCCTAACGCTGTAGTGTTATTAGGCGGCCTCTCTAATTACCATTTTGAAGCCTTTATGGCCAGGTTAAAAGCCGAAGGTGCCTACGCTTATATGGATGAGTTAAATTTTCATCCTTATGCTGGCAGTCCGGCTGGTGTAATCAGTACGTTAAATGAATTTAAGGCCCTACAGGCCTCGTGGCCATCGCCGCACAACCAAAAACCTATCTGGATAACTGAAATAGGTTATAACAGCAATCCTAACTGGTCATACACTTCTAATGTGCCCGATGAGGCTACCAAAGCCACTTACTGTACGCAAACGATGTATGCCTTGGTTAACAACCTCAATCCAATCAGGCCAATTTTTTGGTATAATTTGCATGAGTCGAGTTGTGTAAATGGCTTTGGCCTTACCCAAAAGTGTTTAAGCGGCAGCACGCTCCAGGTAACCAAGTTTGATGCCTATAATGCCTTTAAAGCGTTATCATACACTAACTTGCCAGGCGGTACGGCAGCTACCGTGCCATTTACTGATGATTTTAACAATCAAACAACGAGCAACGCACCTGCTAACTGGTTGGTGTTAAATGGCGTAAGCACCAATGCGATTATTGCTGATATTCCATCAGCAACTAATAAAAGTATATTGCTAACTGATAACAGCAGTTCGGGCACCGTATCGGTCAAAAGAAGTTTTAATGCGCAGTTTAATACACTTAACATCGAGTATAAATTTAACGAAAACAACACTAATAAATTCAACCGTTATCGCGTGCTGTGTAATGGCGTAGTACCTATAGAGCTGGCCACTGCGTACAACAGTACCAGTAATCAGTTAAGTTATGTGAACGCATCTAACACCCGCGTAGCCGTTCAGCCTGTTTCGGCTAATACATGGTATACCGTTAAATTAGCTATCAACATTGTCGCTCAAACATTCGACATTTATGTAAACGGAACTTTAAAGGTTTCGGCAGTGCCGTTCAAAGCTAACGCAGGGTACATCGACTCATTTTCAGTCGAAACAGGCTCTAGCTACACAGGTATTTCTGCTTATATTGATGACCTGAGTATAACAAATTAACATCATGAAAAGAATCACACTAATCTCTACCGTCATTTTATTTGCCAGCTTATCATTTGCGATTGGTCAGGTGTCAGCAACAAAATCTATGGAAATATACCTGCTTATGGGACAGTCTAACATGGCTGGCCGAGGACCGATAACCGAGGAACAAAAAAATGAGGGTAACGATAATGTGTTTGTACTTAACCAAGACATGAAGTGGGTGCTAGCCAGGCATCCACTTCACTTTGATAAACCTAGTGTAGCCGGTGTGGGGCCTGGATTAACTTTTGGCATCCAAATGGCAAAGGCTCATCACGGCGTAAAAATTGGCTTAGTGCCTTGTGCAGTAGGAGGTACCCCAATTGAACATTGGATACCGGGAGCTTATGATGCGGCCACCAAAACGCATCCTTATGATGATGCCGTAGCTCGTATAAAGGAAGCAATGAAGTATGGCGTAGTAAAGGGCGTAATATGGCATCAGGGTGAATCTAATTCGAGTGTTGATAAGGCCAGCCTATATTTACAGCAAATTGCGGAATTAATATTCCGTATCCGCGACTTAGTCGGCAACCCAAATCTTCCCTTTGTAGCAGGTCAAATAGGTGAGTTTCACAAAAATGCTGAATTTTTCAACGCGCAGATTGTTAAACTTCCACAGACTGTAAAAGGTACGGCCGTTGTAACAACAGAAAGCTTAGCCCATAAGGGTGATCACCTACATTTTGATCGCCGGTCTGCACAAGAATTGGGAAGGCGCTATGCAAATAAGTTTATAGCTTTGGAAAATAACAAATAAGCTTTATCCAAGCAGAAGTATTCGTCTCAGCTAATAATGGAATTTCAGATATTGGTTGTTATTGGTTTTAGCGAAGAACTAAAACTTCCAATAATGCTGTTGTAGTATACCTAAGTTCTACGTACTTCGCTTAGAGTGTACCGTATAAACAAAAAAACCGCTCTTTGGCGGTTTTTTTGTTTGGCGGAGAGGGAGGGATTCGAACCCTCGATACGCTTTTGACGTATACACACTTTCCAGGCGTGCTCTTTCGACCACTCAGACACCTCTCCCTAAAAAGGTTTGCAAATGTATAATAATCGGGCTGTAAACGCAATAAAAAAGCGAAGCCTTATAAAAGGCTCCGCTAGCAAAACTTCAACTAAATATAACCCTATGCACACCTGCAACCTTC
Protein-coding sequences here:
- a CDS encoding glycosyl hydrolase produces the protein MKKLFSMLVACCCLAVACKKSAIPDNNEEVAGNGKTVATFTPPLNDLTKWKGMTWGGPWQKWGGGTDAGPYNAAGVASDIADLDDLGVDWVRLAFKVGQSYTATVDPKVDAALEAGASILMRYSKGAPEGDYGTEAQEILNENFLKATVERYKDRIKYWEIGNEPNQANSWDLGDRVGEGSTDPTTPYNVGVHKYILHLQRSYNAIKSVDPNAVVLLGGLSNYHFEAFMARLKAEGAYAYMDELNFHPYAGSPAGVISTLNEFKALQASWPSPHNQKPIWITEIGYNSNPNWSYTSNVPDEATKATYCTQTMYALVNNLNPIRPIFWYNLHESSCVNGFGLTQKCLSGSTLQVTKFDAYNAFKALSYTNLPGGTAATVPFTDDFNNQTTSNAPANWLVLNGVSTNAIIADIPSATNKSILLTDNSSSGTVSVKRSFNAQFNTLNIEYKFNENNTNKFNRYRVLCNGVVPIELATAYNSTSNQLSYVNASNTRVAVQPVSANTWYTVKLAINIVAQTFDIYVNGTLKVSAVPFKANAGYIDSFSVETGSSYTGISAYIDDLSITN
- a CDS encoding sialate O-acetylesterase, giving the protein MKRITLISTVILFASLSFAIGQVSATKSMEIYLLMGQSNMAGRGPITEEQKNEGNDNVFVLNQDMKWVLARHPLHFDKPSVAGVGPGLTFGIQMAKAHHGVKIGLVPCAVGGTPIEHWIPGAYDAATKTHPYDDAVARIKEAMKYGVVKGVIWHQGESNSSVDKASLYLQQIAELIFRIRDLVGNPNLPFVAGQIGEFHKNAEFFNAQIVKLPQTVKGTAVVTTESLAHKGDHLHFDRRSAQELGRRYANKFIALENNK